From the genome of Amycolatopsis sp. NBC_01488, one region includes:
- a CDS encoding phosphate ABC transporter ATP-binding protein, translated as MLLPSVEEATAIEAREVSAWFGERKVLDRVSLHMPPSSVTALIGPSGCGKSTFLRILNRMHELVPGATLAGEVLLAGDDIYASSWKLTDARRRIGMVFQKPNPFPAMSIYDNVTAGLKLTGTKVKAADRDDLVAECLTKAGLWKEVRDRLRQPGGALSGGQQQRLCIARALAVRPQVLLMDEPCSALDPTSTRRIEETIEDLSGEVTIVIVTHNMQQAQRVSAQCAFFLAEEGAPGVIVEAGPTRTVFDHPGDSRTADYVHGRFG; from the coding sequence ATGCTGCTGCCTTCGGTCGAGGAGGCCACCGCGATCGAGGCGCGGGAGGTGTCCGCGTGGTTCGGCGAGCGGAAGGTCCTCGACCGCGTCTCGCTGCACATGCCACCGTCCTCGGTCACCGCGCTCATCGGCCCGTCCGGCTGCGGCAAGTCGACGTTCCTGCGCATCCTGAACCGGATGCACGAGCTCGTGCCCGGCGCGACCCTGGCCGGCGAGGTGCTGCTCGCCGGCGACGACATCTACGCCTCGTCGTGGAAGCTGACCGACGCGCGCCGCCGCATCGGCATGGTGTTCCAGAAGCCGAACCCGTTCCCCGCCATGTCCATCTACGACAACGTGACGGCCGGCCTGAAGCTCACCGGCACCAAGGTGAAAGCGGCGGACCGCGACGACCTCGTCGCCGAATGCCTGACCAAAGCGGGCCTGTGGAAGGAAGTCCGCGACCGGCTCCGGCAGCCCGGCGGCGCGTTGTCGGGCGGCCAGCAGCAGCGGCTGTGCATCGCCCGCGCGCTCGCCGTCCGCCCCCAGGTGTTGCTGATGGACGAGCCGTGCTCCGCCCTCGACCCGACGTCCACCCGCCGGATCGAGGAGACGATCGAGGACCTCAGCGGCGAGGTGACGATCGTGATCGTCACCCACAACATGCAGCAGGCACAGCGGGTTTCGGCCCAATGCGCGTTCTTCCTCGCCGAGGAGGGAGCCCCGGGGGTGATCGTCGAAGCTGGGCCGACCCGGACCGTGTTCGACCACCCTGGTGACTCGAGGACGGCCGACTACGTCCACGGCCGGTTCGGCTGA
- a CDS encoding sortase produces the protein MAVEVTPAAAPPAAVRLAGQALSIAAALMLCLVAQFGLIGALAHNRDQDRAYDAFRDQLANATAPAGGLDRDGHPLEPGTPVAVVAIPRIGLREVVGEGTSATVLKSGPGHRRDTVLPGQPGVSVVMGRRAGYGGPFADLGSLAHGDLITVTTGQGKHQFEVLGVRRANDPQPVAPAKGQGRLTLITADGPPYLPSDVLRVDARLLTPAVAAAGTVPGFALPGREQALEGDASALVPLVVWGLLLALAAAAVVFVHQRVGRWHAWVIGVPVLGALGVTVADQAASLLPNLL, from the coding sequence GTGGCCGTCGAAGTGACCCCGGCGGCCGCACCGCCCGCAGCGGTGCGGCTCGCCGGGCAGGCGCTGTCGATCGCGGCGGCGTTGATGTTGTGCCTGGTGGCGCAGTTCGGGCTGATCGGCGCCCTGGCCCACAACCGCGACCAGGACCGCGCCTACGACGCCTTTCGCGACCAGCTCGCCAACGCCACGGCGCCGGCGGGGGGCCTGGACCGCGACGGGCATCCGCTCGAGCCGGGAACGCCGGTGGCCGTGGTGGCGATCCCGCGGATCGGCCTGCGCGAGGTCGTCGGCGAAGGCACGTCGGCCACGGTGCTGAAGTCCGGACCGGGCCATCGGCGCGACACCGTCCTGCCCGGGCAGCCGGGGGTGAGCGTGGTCATGGGCCGCCGGGCCGGCTACGGGGGCCCGTTCGCCGACCTCGGCTCGCTCGCCCACGGCGACTTGATCACCGTGACCACCGGACAGGGCAAGCACCAGTTCGAGGTGCTGGGCGTCCGCCGCGCGAACGACCCGCAACCCGTCGCGCCCGCGAAGGGGCAGGGGAGGCTCACGCTGATCACCGCGGACGGGCCGCCCTACCTGCCCAGTGACGTCCTCCGCGTCGACGCGCGGCTGCTCACCCCGGCCGTGGCGGCCGCGGGCACGGTGCCCGGGTTCGCGCTGCCCGGCCGGGAGCAGGCGCTGGAAGGCGACGCGTCGGCGCTCGTGCCGCTCGTGGTCTGGGGTCTGTTGCTCGCGCTCGCCGCGGCCGCCGTGGTGTTCGTGCACCAGCGCGTGGGCCGGTGGCACGCGTGGGTGATCGGGGTGCCCGTGCTCGGCGCCCTCGGGGTGACCGTGGCCGATCAGGCGGCGTCCCTGCTGCCGAACCTGCTGTGA
- a CDS encoding Uma2 family endonuclease, which translates to MFAHGDRLTRRDLELITDERRRYELVDGTLLVSPSPRPLHQRVVARLLAALTPLCPADCEVLPAPLDVVLDDHTVLIPDVVVGRRDTFTDRALVGVPVLAVEVVSPSSQHIDLYLKPARLAAAGCPFYWVIDPRVPSLSCFRLDGDTYVLAAEGHDDEAVTLTEPYALTLRPADLISPH; encoded by the coding sequence ATGTTCGCACACGGAGACCGTCTCACCCGTCGGGACCTGGAGCTGATCACCGATGAACGCCGCCGTTACGAACTGGTGGACGGGACCCTCCTAGTGAGCCCGTCCCCGCGTCCACTGCACCAGAGGGTGGTCGCGCGCCTGCTCGCCGCGCTGACCCCGCTCTGCCCCGCGGACTGCGAGGTCCTGCCCGCTCCGTTGGACGTCGTGCTCGACGACCACACCGTGCTCATCCCGGACGTCGTCGTCGGACGCCGCGACACGTTCACCGACCGAGCGCTCGTCGGGGTGCCGGTCCTCGCCGTCGAAGTCGTCTCGCCGTCCAGTCAGCACATCGACCTCTACCTCAAGCCCGCCCGGCTCGCCGCGGCCGGCTGCCCGTTCTACTGGGTGATCGACCCCCGCGTGCCGAGCCTGAGCTGCTTCCGCCTCGACGGCGACACCTACGTCCTGGCCGCCGAAGGCCACGACGACGAGGCCGTCACCCTCACCGAGCCCTACGCACTGACCCTGCGCCCGGCGGACCTGATCTCGCCCCACTGA
- a CDS encoding ChaB family protein, with protein sequence MPGREDLPSTLLRSPRKAQDTWVAAHDSALETYGPGRRAAQTAFAAVKHSFEKVGDHWEPKRRRGPSDEQAAGGAGQPAKRTHGGVDAEASKQHLYRLARELGIPGRSRMSKRELVEALEKASRRESARARRQK encoded by the coding sequence ATGCCAGGACGGGAAGACCTGCCCAGTACTCTCCTGCGTTCGCCGCGCAAGGCGCAGGACACCTGGGTGGCTGCGCATGACTCCGCGCTGGAGACCTACGGTCCGGGCCGCCGCGCCGCCCAGACCGCGTTCGCCGCCGTGAAGCACTCCTTCGAGAAGGTCGGCGACCATTGGGAGCCGAAGCGGCGACGCGGGCCGTCCGACGAGCAGGCCGCGGGCGGTGCCGGGCAGCCCGCGAAACGCACCCACGGCGGTGTCGACGCGGAAGCGAGCAAGCAGCACCTGTACCGCCTGGCGCGTGAACTCGGGATTCCTGGACGGTCACGCATGTCGAAACGCGAACTCGTCGAGGCGCTGGAGAAGGCCAGCCGGCGGGAAAGTGCCCGCGCTCGCCGGCAGAAGTGA
- a CDS encoding catalase → MTDGRNDAKHEQLEEFRSDPAGTALTTQQGVRVGHTDDSLSAGTRGPTLLEDFHAREKITHFDHERIPERVVHARGAGAYGFFEAYDDSLSGYTAAEFLTSGERIPVFVRFSTVAGSRGSADTVRDVRGFATKFYTRQGNYDLVGNNMPVFFIQDGIKFPDFVHAVKPEPPNEIPQAQSAHDTFWDFVSLQPESLHMVLWLMSDRALPRSYRMMQGFGVHTFRLVNADGQGTFVKFHWKPVLGTHSLVWDECQKIAGKDPDFNRRDLWDAIEAGQYPEWELGVQLVDESAEHDFDFDLLDPTKLIPEEQVPVLPAGRMVLDRNPENFFAETEQIAFHTANVVPGIDFTNDPLLQARNFSYLDTQLIRLGGPNFAQLPVNRPIADVATDQRDGHGQQTIHKGQTSYFRNSLGGGCPAIADSGTFQHYTEAVSGHKIRERSPSFKDFYSQATLFWNSMTDVERDHIVAAFRFELGKVTEKGVRARTVDELNHVDHDLATRVASGIGVPAPAAETPHHGHRSPALSQLGQPNLNPHGRKVAILAADGVDTIGTRKLLDALEAADVTGEVLAPADGELAPGGDGGPLPADRQLATTASVLYDAVVVPCGPGSVDQLAQDGEAVHFVAEAYKHLKPVAAFGSGLDLLRRAGVPAQLADDTKTRIDDGVVTTTSAAADLPDEFAASFLAALSEHRIWSRSTSTIPA, encoded by the coding sequence GTGACTGACGGACGCAACGACGCGAAGCACGAGCAACTGGAGGAATTCCGCAGCGACCCGGCCGGTACGGCGCTCACCACGCAGCAGGGCGTCCGGGTCGGGCACACCGACGACTCGCTGAGCGCGGGCACGCGTGGGCCGACGCTGCTCGAGGACTTCCACGCGCGGGAGAAGATCACCCACTTCGACCACGAACGCATCCCCGAACGAGTGGTGCACGCCCGCGGCGCCGGCGCGTACGGTTTCTTCGAGGCCTACGACGACTCGCTGAGCGGGTACACCGCCGCGGAATTCCTCACCAGTGGCGAGCGGATCCCGGTGTTCGTCCGCTTCTCCACCGTCGCCGGCTCGCGCGGTTCCGCCGACACCGTCCGCGACGTGCGTGGGTTCGCCACGAAGTTCTACACCCGTCAGGGCAACTACGACCTGGTCGGCAACAACATGCCGGTGTTCTTCATCCAGGACGGCATCAAGTTCCCCGACTTCGTCCACGCCGTGAAGCCCGAACCGCCGAACGAGATCCCGCAGGCGCAGTCCGCGCACGACACGTTCTGGGACTTCGTCTCGCTGCAGCCGGAGTCGCTGCACATGGTGCTGTGGCTGATGTCCGACCGCGCGCTGCCGCGCAGCTACCGGATGATGCAGGGCTTCGGCGTGCACACCTTCCGGCTGGTCAACGCCGACGGCCAGGGCACGTTCGTCAAGTTCCACTGGAAGCCGGTCCTCGGCACGCACTCCCTGGTCTGGGACGAGTGCCAGAAGATCGCCGGCAAGGATCCGGACTTCAACCGCCGTGACCTGTGGGACGCCATCGAAGCGGGCCAGTACCCGGAGTGGGAGCTCGGTGTGCAGCTGGTCGACGAGTCCGCCGAGCACGATTTCGACTTCGACCTGCTCGACCCCACCAAGCTCATCCCCGAGGAACAGGTCCCGGTGCTGCCGGCCGGGCGGATGGTGCTCGACCGCAACCCGGAGAACTTCTTCGCCGAGACCGAGCAGATCGCCTTCCACACCGCCAACGTCGTCCCCGGCATCGACTTCACCAACGATCCGCTGCTGCAGGCCCGCAACTTCTCCTACCTGGACACCCAGCTGATCCGCCTCGGCGGACCGAACTTCGCCCAGCTGCCGGTGAACCGGCCGATCGCCGACGTCGCCACCGACCAACGCGACGGCCACGGCCAGCAGACGATCCACAAAGGACAGACGAGCTACTTCCGCAACTCCCTCGGCGGCGGCTGCCCGGCCATCGCGGATTCCGGCACCTTCCAGCACTACACCGAAGCCGTCTCCGGGCACAAGATCCGCGAACGCAGCCCCAGCTTCAAGGACTTCTACAGCCAGGCCACCCTGTTCTGGAACAGCATGACCGACGTCGAACGCGACCACATCGTCGCCGCGTTCCGGTTCGAACTGGGCAAGGTCACCGAGAAGGGCGTCCGCGCCCGGACCGTCGACGAGCTCAACCACGTCGACCACGACCTGGCCACGCGGGTCGCAAGCGGCATCGGTGTCCCGGCACCGGCGGCGGAGACGCCCCACCACGGCCACCGCTCGCCGGCGCTGTCCCAGCTCGGCCAGCCGAACCTCAATCCCCACGGCCGGAAGGTCGCGATCCTCGCCGCCGACGGTGTCGACACGATCGGCACCCGCAAGCTGCTGGACGCCCTCGAAGCCGCTGACGTGACCGGTGAGGTCCTGGCCCCGGCCGACGGCGAGCTGGCCCCGGGCGGCGACGGCGGCCCGCTGCCGGCCGACCGCCAGCTCGCCACGACGGCGTCGGTGCTCTACGACGCGGTCGTCGTCCCGTGCGGGCCGGGCAGCGTCGACCAGCTGGCCCAGGACGGCGAAGCCGTGCATTTCGTCGCCGAGGCCTACAAGCACCTGAAGCCGGTGGCCGCGTTCGGTTCCGGCCTCGACCTGCTCCGGCGGGCGGGAGTGCCGGCCCAGCTCGCCGACGACACGAAAACCCGTATCGACGACGGCGTCGTGACCACGACCTCGGCCGCGGCCGACCTGCCGGACGAGTTCGCCGCCTCCTTCCTGGCCGCGCTGTCCGAACACCGGATCTGGAGCCGCAGCACCAGCACGATCCCCGCGTGA
- a CDS encoding cation-translocating P-type ATPase: MLGGLLAVAKTGMTLAVAGPVLATREAKKAVTLAGELVSGAAATAGEVTGTASRTSVRAARVVRNATGSRSAVWRAGRRLHVPLRALDGGRPDVRALAAEVAAHADVAGAYWDGGLGSVVVHLAAESAADAVAGWIADRCERHGLAPAEPGDCAPAHPGDTYGVRTAALALAMDVAGFAVAVGTTAVRSGKLHEGIRAVVSAAREHPAVRAALDERFGWYTAELTRAGVSAAVRGLSQAPVELALDAVLRTGQLAEAVARLAAFDAVHDDLCSPHRPSLSVTPPQRRVAAPAEDYAKNAVGGGLLAAVADLLMRRDAHEAAEAVLAASPMPARYADTAFHSAMGTAFAREGVLVRDPDRLKALDTVDTVVLHADVLHGETGLDPHAEAVLDAARRAEARVVIAGPDARGRLGEFAALADDVVTTGAGETFTGVVTRLQDEGGVVLTVGRPAPTCGPGSDDVAGLLAGDLCVALTDRDAPVLWNADLLVRPGPTGVWRVLLATAAARANSRRGTRLATAGALVSALLLMSGRRPGRRRPLLPALPRLDPIALGGLTAIGMGWLAALRVAAARPPEGRDRVAWHELTADEVVERLAAPGPDPTSWDVATRRVRTVAETLARHPAAAPVRFGAGLAADVAAELSDPLTPVLALGAVASAVVGSPVDALLVAAAMGLNAVVGGTQQFRGRRALAKLRDDERQRARKAGGGLVDARELAPGDRIELRVGDVVPADARLLTASETEVDESALTGESLPVEKQLAPVPGAPLAERSCLVFAGTTVVSGECTAVVVATGSATVAGRAVELATRTAAAAGIQARLQDLTRRALPLTMLGGALVTGLSALRGRPMRRALAGGVAIAVAAVPEGLPLVATVAQRAAARRLSARGVLVRTPRALEALGRLDVVCFDKTGTLTENRLRVVATTGPDGEPREPGPDDAVLRAAARACPGSLDDPHVRVHATDHAVLEAAGPDPTWSEVDGQPFEANRGYSATIGRDGDDGTVLLVKGAPEIVLPACAGAEQLSEAGEALADKGLRVLAVASRKVPDGTALDGDLPSDLEFAGFVGLADALRATAEPLVTGLRAAGVAPVMLTGDHPHTARAIATSLGWPADSPVVTGDELAGLDRAGRARLLSGAGVIARVAPEQKLQVVEALREAGRVTAMVGDGANDAAAIRAADVGIGVRARSSTAARTAADLALTDGDLTVLLDAVAEGRALRRSVSDAVVILVGGNAGEIGFSVLGTLLSGDSPLATRQLLLVNLLTDLFPAMAVAVTRPDDAPDSGPANLGEGLSPDITSRGVTTGVGATTAWLIGRFTPGTARRTSTMALCALVGTQLAQTLRGRLHSPLVVGTAVGSALTLAAIVQTPGVSRFFGCTPLGPLAWAGVGAGITTGVVTSLVPILPNSLRPR; the protein is encoded by the coding sequence GTGCTCGGAGGTTTGCTCGCGGTGGCGAAGACCGGGATGACCCTCGCCGTGGCCGGGCCCGTCCTGGCGACGCGGGAAGCGAAGAAGGCCGTCACGCTGGCCGGTGAGCTGGTCTCGGGGGCGGCCGCGACGGCGGGGGAAGTGACCGGGACGGCGAGCCGCACGTCGGTGCGGGCCGCGCGGGTCGTGCGCAACGCCACGGGGTCCCGCTCGGCGGTGTGGCGCGCGGGACGCCGCCTGCACGTGCCGCTGCGGGCGCTTGACGGCGGCCGCCCGGACGTGCGGGCGCTGGCCGCCGAGGTGGCCGCGCACGCGGACGTCGCCGGGGCGTACTGGGACGGCGGGCTGGGCAGCGTGGTCGTCCACCTGGCCGCGGAATCCGCGGCGGACGCGGTGGCGGGCTGGATCGCCGACCGCTGCGAGCGGCACGGGCTCGCGCCGGCCGAGCCCGGCGACTGCGCCCCCGCGCACCCCGGTGACACGTACGGGGTGCGGACGGCCGCGCTGGCCTTGGCGATGGACGTCGCCGGGTTCGCCGTGGCGGTCGGGACGACCGCGGTCCGCTCGGGCAAGCTCCACGAAGGAATCCGGGCCGTGGTGTCCGCGGCCCGGGAGCACCCCGCCGTCCGCGCCGCCCTGGATGAGCGGTTCGGCTGGTACACCGCCGAACTGACGCGGGCGGGTGTCTCCGCCGCGGTGCGCGGGCTGAGCCAGGCCCCGGTCGAGCTCGCGCTCGACGCTGTCCTCCGCACGGGTCAGCTCGCCGAAGCGGTCGCCCGGCTCGCCGCGTTCGACGCCGTGCACGACGATCTTTGCTCGCCGCACCGGCCCAGTCTGAGCGTGACCCCGCCGCAGCGGCGGGTCGCGGCCCCGGCGGAGGACTACGCCAAGAACGCCGTCGGCGGCGGCCTGCTCGCCGCGGTGGCCGACCTGCTGATGCGCCGCGACGCGCACGAAGCCGCCGAAGCGGTTCTCGCCGCGTCGCCGATGCCGGCCCGGTACGCCGACACGGCTTTCCATTCCGCGATGGGCACCGCGTTCGCCCGCGAAGGCGTGCTCGTCCGCGACCCGGACCGGCTCAAGGCACTGGACACTGTCGACACCGTGGTGCTGCACGCCGACGTGCTGCACGGCGAAACCGGGCTGGACCCGCACGCCGAGGCGGTGCTGGACGCGGCGCGACGGGCAGAGGCGCGGGTGGTCATCGCCGGGCCGGACGCCCGTGGCCGGCTGGGCGAGTTCGCCGCACTCGCGGACGACGTCGTCACCACCGGCGCGGGTGAGACGTTCACCGGGGTGGTGACGCGGCTGCAGGACGAAGGCGGGGTCGTGCTCACCGTCGGCCGCCCGGCACCGACGTGCGGGCCCGGCTCGGACGACGTGGCCGGCCTGCTCGCCGGAGACCTGTGCGTCGCGCTCACCGACCGGGACGCCCCCGTGCTCTGGAACGCCGACCTGCTCGTCCGCCCCGGGCCGACCGGAGTGTGGCGGGTGCTGCTGGCCACCGCCGCGGCCCGGGCGAACAGCCGGCGCGGCACCCGGCTGGCCACCGCCGGGGCCCTGGTCAGCGCGCTGCTGCTGATGTCCGGACGCCGCCCCGGCCGCCGACGGCCGTTGCTGCCGGCGCTGCCGCGGCTGGATCCGATCGCGCTCGGCGGGCTGACCGCGATCGGCATGGGCTGGCTCGCCGCGCTGCGCGTCGCCGCGGCCCGCCCGCCGGAGGGCCGCGACCGGGTCGCCTGGCACGAGCTGACCGCGGACGAGGTCGTCGAGCGGCTCGCGGCGCCCGGACCGGACCCGACCTCCTGGGACGTGGCGACGCGGCGGGTGCGGACGGTGGCGGAGACGCTGGCCCGGCACCCGGCGGCGGCACCGGTCCGGTTCGGGGCGGGGCTGGCCGCCGACGTCGCCGCCGAGCTGAGCGACCCGCTGACGCCGGTGCTGGCGCTCGGCGCGGTGGCCTCCGCGGTGGTCGGTTCGCCGGTGGACGCGCTGCTCGTGGCCGCGGCGATGGGCCTCAACGCCGTCGTCGGCGGCACCCAGCAGTTTCGCGGCCGCCGGGCGCTGGCCAAGCTCCGCGACGACGAGCGGCAACGGGCCCGCAAGGCCGGCGGCGGGCTGGTCGACGCGCGCGAGCTCGCGCCGGGCGACCGGATCGAACTGCGGGTCGGCGACGTCGTCCCGGCCGACGCCCGGCTGCTCACCGCGTCCGAAACGGAGGTCGACGAATCCGCGCTGACCGGCGAGTCGCTGCCGGTCGAAAAGCAGCTCGCCCCGGTGCCCGGGGCGCCGCTGGCCGAGCGCAGCTGCCTGGTCTTCGCCGGCACCACGGTGGTCAGCGGCGAGTGCACCGCCGTGGTCGTGGCGACCGGGTCCGCGACGGTCGCCGGCCGGGCCGTCGAGCTGGCCACCCGCACCGCCGCCGCGGCGGGCATCCAGGCACGGCTGCAGGACCTCACCCGCCGCGCCCTGCCGCTGACGATGCTCGGCGGTGCCCTGGTCACCGGGCTGTCCGCGCTGCGCGGCCGGCCGATGCGCCGTGCGCTGGCCGGCGGGGTGGCGATCGCCGTCGCCGCCGTGCCCGAGGGGCTGCCGCTGGTGGCCACGGTGGCGCAGCGCGCGGCGGCCCGGCGGCTGTCGGCCCGTGGGGTGCTCGTGCGCACGCCACGCGCGCTGGAAGCGTTGGGGCGCTTGGACGTCGTGTGTTTCGACAAGACCGGCACGCTGACCGAGAACCGGCTGCGCGTGGTCGCCACGACCGGGCCGGACGGCGAACCGCGCGAGCCGGGGCCGGACGACGCGGTGCTGCGGGCCGCCGCCCGGGCGTGCCCGGGCTCGCTCGACGACCCGCACGTCCGGGTGCACGCCACCGACCACGCCGTGCTGGAAGCCGCCGGGCCGGACCCCACCTGGTCCGAAGTGGACGGTCAGCCGTTCGAGGCCAACCGTGGGTACTCGGCCACCATCGGGCGGGACGGCGACGACGGGACGGTGCTGCTCGTCAAAGGCGCCCCGGAGATTGTCCTGCCCGCGTGCGCCGGGGCGGAGCAGCTTTCCGAGGCCGGGGAAGCCTTGGCGGACAAGGGGTTGCGCGTGCTGGCGGTGGCGTCGCGGAAGGTCCCGGACGGGACCGCGCTCGACGGCGACCTGCCTTCGGACCTCGAGTTCGCCGGCTTCGTCGGCCTGGCCGACGCCCTGCGCGCCACGGCCGAGCCGCTGGTCACCGGCCTCCGCGCGGCCGGGGTGGCCCCGGTGATGCTGACCGGCGACCACCCGCACACGGCGCGGGCCATCGCGACGTCGCTCGGGTGGCCCGCCGACAGCCCGGTCGTCACCGGCGACGAGCTGGCCGGGCTCGACCGCGCCGGACGCGCCCGGCTGCTGTCCGGCGCCGGGGTGATCGCCCGCGTCGCGCCGGAGCAGAAGCTGCAGGTGGTCGAGGCGCTGCGCGAAGCAGGCCGGGTGACGGCGATGGTCGGCGACGGCGCGAACGACGCGGCCGCCATCCGCGCGGCGGACGTCGGCATCGGGGTGCGGGCCCGGTCGTCGACGGCCGCCCGCACGGCCGCGGACCTCGCGCTGACCGACGGCGACCTGACGGTCTTGCTGGACGCCGTGGCGGAAGGCCGCGCGCTGCGGCGGAGCGTGTCCGACGCGGTGGTCATCCTGGTCGGCGGCAACGCGGGCGAGATCGGATTTTCGGTGCTGGGCACCCTTCTTTCGGGTGATTCGCCGCTGGCCACCCGGCAGCTGCTGCTGGTGAACCTGCTGACGGACCTGTTCCCGGCGATGGCGGTGGCCGTGACCCGCCCGGACGACGCCCCGGACAGCGGCCCGGCAAACCTCGGCGAAGGGCTCTCCCCCGACATCACCAGCCGAGGGGTGACGACGGGCGTCGGCGCGACGACGGCGTGGCTGATCGGCCGCTTCACCCCCGGCACGGCCCGCCGCACGAGCACGATGGCGTTGTGCGCGCTGGTGGGCACGCAGCTGGCCCAGACGCTGCGCGGCCGCCTGCACAGCCCGCTGGTGGTCGGCACGGCAGTCGGCTCGGCCCTCACGCTGGCGGCGATCGTGCAGACGCCCGGGGTCAGCCGGTTCTTCGGCTGCACACCGCTCGGCCCGCTGGCCTGGGCCGGGGTCGGCGCCGGGATCACGACCGGAGTCGTGACATCGCTGGTGCCGATCTTGCCGAACAGCCTGCGTCCCCGGTGA
- a CDS encoding TIGR04141 family sporadically distributed protein produces MASTSTPSKPVSLFRLDGTAAEQELLVPLKDDQIVTDTEVDLSGTRARLVAGRFRTEAPQWLPHAASLTGTELALSSELPFAVLLVPRPPWTYAVTWGAGHLILNDEHVDQGFGLLFGIRRLDPFDLGLVASAALDTSARATQTSIPGGGDLSAFRLEPYGELVNRLAGTADLADLTYGRITGRRHRIRAGNAVWLPLAKDPAAFLADLDAVGAVVDEPDAHSALRFVAQTRPLDRHDSLLPTLERRLAESVDGENGALGLAWPATAVHDAEQAGSFRITGLGPGGPFTVPGRLELAHLTDRLAGIDVDDRLKAVRAGRIVPCADDAGEEEAGASIPVARWLVFETTIDHVRYVFHQGRWYRIGETYVRQLREQVAAMLARRFDWPPVPWVPTGTPDDEHAYCRQVAEEPGFLCLDRDFASTPLHPRFELCDLLGPGDELIHVKWLSRATAASHLCTQALVSAEALAHEPEALAQLAAKAAPDRVIDRIPRTVVLAAAGRSWNIDELFTLSQVSLLRLDRSVRALQATLRFADVPYVPKARTHATSARRRRS; encoded by the coding sequence ATGGCTTCGACGTCCACCCCGAGCAAGCCGGTGTCGCTTTTCCGGCTCGACGGCACCGCGGCCGAGCAAGAGCTGCTCGTGCCGCTGAAAGACGACCAGATCGTCACCGACACCGAGGTCGACTTGTCCGGTACGCGCGCACGGCTGGTCGCGGGCCGGTTCCGCACCGAGGCGCCGCAATGGTTGCCGCACGCGGCGTCGCTCACCGGCACCGAGCTGGCCCTGTCGTCCGAGCTGCCGTTCGCGGTGCTGCTCGTGCCCCGGCCGCCGTGGACCTACGCGGTCACCTGGGGCGCCGGGCACCTGATCCTCAACGACGAACACGTCGACCAGGGCTTCGGCCTGCTGTTCGGGATCCGGCGCCTCGACCCGTTCGACCTCGGCCTGGTCGCCAGCGCGGCCCTGGACACGTCGGCCCGCGCCACACAGACGTCGATCCCCGGCGGCGGCGATCTTTCGGCGTTTCGCCTGGAGCCCTACGGCGAGCTGGTCAACCGGCTGGCCGGCACGGCCGACCTGGCCGACCTCACCTACGGGCGGATCACCGGCCGCCGCCACCGCATCCGCGCCGGCAACGCCGTGTGGCTGCCGCTGGCCAAGGACCCCGCCGCGTTCCTGGCCGACCTCGACGCCGTCGGCGCGGTCGTCGACGAGCCCGACGCGCACTCGGCGTTGCGGTTCGTCGCGCAGACCCGGCCGCTGGATCGCCACGACAGCCTCCTGCCGACCCTCGAACGCCGCCTGGCCGAGAGCGTCGACGGCGAGAACGGCGCGCTCGGGCTCGCCTGGCCGGCGACGGCCGTGCACGACGCCGAGCAGGCCGGCTCGTTCCGGATCACCGGCTTGGGCCCCGGCGGCCCGTTCACGGTCCCCGGCCGGCTGGAGCTCGCGCACCTGACCGACCGGCTGGCCGGGATCGACGTCGACGACCGGCTGAAGGCCGTGCGCGCCGGGCGGATCGTGCCCTGCGCCGACGACGCGGGCGAGGAGGAAGCGGGCGCCTCGATCCCGGTGGCGCGCTGGCTGGTGTTCGAGACGACGATCGACCACGTCCGGTACGTCTTCCACCAGGGACGCTGGTACCGCATCGGCGAGACCTATGTCCGGCAACTGCGCGAGCAGGTCGCCGCGATGCTCGCTCGCCGGTTCGACTGGCCGCCGGTTCCGTGGGTCCCGACGGGCACCCCCGACGACGAGCACGCGTACTGCCGGCAGGTCGCCGAGGAGCCCGGATTCCTGTGCCTGGACCGGGATTTCGCGAGCACGCCGCTGCACCCGCGGTTCGAGCTGTGCGACCTGCTCGGGCCGGGCGACGAGCTGATCCACGTCAAGTGGCTGAGCCGCGCCACGGCCGCCAGCCACCTGTGCACGCAGGCGCTCGTCTCGGCCGAGGCACTGGCCCACGAGCCCGAAGCGCTGGCGCAGCTCGCTGCGAAAGCCGCGCCGGATCGGGTGATCGACCGGATCCCGCGCACGGTCGTGCTCGCGGCGGCCGGCCGCTCCTGGAACATCGACGAGCTGTTCACCCTGTCCCAGGTGTCGCTGCTGCGCCTGGACCGGTCGGTGCGCGCGCTGCAGGCGACCTTGCGCTTCGCGGACGTCCCGTACGTGCCGAAGGCCCGCACGCACGCCACGTCTGCCCGCCGGCGACGAAGCTGA